The genomic interval gagtatcgctccaggaacagggttggagaggccTGATCTACAGGTATGTGGTGTGCAATTCGCCTATTAGTATAAAGCACTGCACAAACGCAAGATAGGCCCATGTTAGTTAGGCTTATGTCAATGTTTAGCAAAATAACTTCTCCATTCTGAATTGTCCTATTCAGCATCTGTTTAGTACATGACAAGTTCACCTGTTGGTCCCCTTTTTCCTCTTCCTGGGGCCACTCTGTTGACCCCTTTGCAATGGCCACTTTCTGGACTGGGCATCCCTTTCGTTCTCCTCCAGTTTAACTGGTTCCAGTTGCCTTTCATCCCTTTGAAATCTGAGAAATTGGATACAATCAATTCTCACAGTTGGCTATGTACTCCAATTCAAAGCTGAAACACTTGActaagttagttagctagttacaTTAATCCAGCATAgtataagagagacagtagaaataTTTACTACTTGTATTATAGTAACTTACCTATCTCTCGGCTCACAAGGCGCCGTGTCAAATTCTTTGTTTGGAAGACTTGAAAAAAGTATTCTGAATGCCATGTTGCTGACGTACACTGTTGTGTCGGGTAGGCCTACTCGTCTCCTCAAAATAGAAATGAGTGATTATTCATTCATGACCACTACAAAATGTTTCTAGGTCATAGTTATATACTGCAGTAGCTAGCCAGGTAGCTTGCTAACGGCTTAAAACAGTAGCTAGCCAATGCTCACTGCAGACAACGTTGCATGTGCGTGTTGGCTCGTGCACCTGCACCACTCTATCTTGACGCTCGCGCACTTCACTTGCAAGCGGTTCGTCATGTTAGATGAGCGAACAGCACAAATATGTTTCCATGACAAGTACTCCCAAAATATAATTTCGATTACGAAGCCAGTGCTATCACCAAACAAACAACTCACCAGAGAACCttatgtactttctgtattgatttgttgttaataaaaaaaacatgagtAACACACAACAAAAAAATCACCAGAGAAAGACATGACGTTTTCCTTGCTTACTTCCGAGCACGTGTGCACTACGTCGCCGCCTACGTGCCACTGCCAACTGCGTTCCTTCGGGAGTGGTACTGATCGAAGTGCACGTTCTTCAGCACACTAGAACATGTTGAAAGATAATTATCAGTCGTATTCATGACACCATTAAGTGTCTGGGCCAAGCTTTGCCTATGTTATCTTTGAATTTGTTGAATAAGTCATGTCTAGTAATGCAGTGCATTGATTCTTTTTCTAACCATCATTTGTGTGAAGTACAATTAGTTAGTTGACTGTTTCATGCCATAATCACCAGTCTATTGTCATAGTCAAAACACTGAGACCAATATGATTACAATGAAGCACATTAGCATTACTAACAGATAAATATAGCACACCTTGGGCACCTTTAAAACATAAATACAATCTAGATAGGAGCTGACCTTCGTTCCTCCACAGTGGAGGCTGTCCCGGTGTCTAGCTCAAAGTCCAGGTCTGGGTGCCGGTTGACGCGACAGAGTTGtcttgttccctctctctgtgtttgtgcttCTCTCATTCATCCAGCTGAACTCTGTGGATCATCAACGCTGTGTCCCTAGCTGTCCCTTTGCTTCTCTGAACCTCAATATGACACACTGGGCCTCCCTTGCTCTCCTTCTGGTTTTGGGCCTCTCCATCCAGGGGACCCTCTCCCAGGACGCTGAGGAACTTGCACCAGTGGACCCAAGCCAGGCCCCTGTCGACCCCTCCCAGGCAGAGGATGAGGACGAGTGGGGACTGAACTCTGTTAGAGGAGGCTTTGAAGCCGTCAATGGATACTTTGACTCCATGCTGGAGCTTATGGGCGGACGCGATGGAGTGTGCCAGTACCGCTGTCGATATGGTAAGAACATGATCAACTCCTCTGGCTAGCCTATCATACATGTATCATATGCGTGGCATGCCAACGATAGTCAGAGGAGTTAGCTAAACAAGCCCATCTAGATCTAGACCAGGCTTGTGATTAGTTAGCCGAGATATTCTGTTTTGTACAGAACGCTTCCATGTGATCCTAAATTCAAATTGTGTAATGATTATCCGGCAGGTAGAGATCCATTATAGATTAGGGAGATGGTACACAATGAAGATAAACCTGGACATTAAGATTTTCTGAAGTCTTAACACAGCCTCATGTTAAAGCCATTCAAACTCTTAAATGCAAGAACACTGTATAACTGATTAGGGAGAGCTTATACCTGGAATTAATTTGACATTACTAATAACCTTTATCACCTCACATCTGATAATGCACCTTAGTCAGTGGACTATGAGCAAGGAGAGATAGCTGGCAGAGCTGGCAGAGGTGTCATGAGGTAAAGTGTGAAATACTCAGCGATTCACAGCTAGGCTGTAGTCTTCACCATTGATATCATATGTCCATGGACTTTACCTGTATTGACCATGGACCCTGTTTTGGTTACCACCATTTATGAACTGATAATCTTCCCCAACAACGTCTGTTGTCTGACATATAAGTTACGGCCATCCAACCTCCcattgggcacacactggttgaatcaacgttgtttccacatcatgtaacttaaattacgttgaaccaatgtggattagactttgaattgacatctgtgcccagtgggctccCTTTGCTGGGTTGGTCAATCAAGTGTGGATGGCGATCAAGGTTGGGTTCCGTTCCAGTTCAAGTCAATTCAGTCAATTTATGAAGTAAACAGAAATTCCAGTTCCTATTTTCCTCATTGGATTTTAAAAACATAAAAGTGGAATTAAAATATTCCTCATGGCATTTCTTGAGTTGAAGGGAACTAATGTCTCTAACATTCTTTCTACCTCAGGTAAAGCTGCTCTTCCTCGCCCTGACTACCAGATGCAGGAGCCCAACGGATGCAGTGCCTACTTCCTAGGCCTTCCTGTACCCAATAGTGTATGCATATATAGATTATTGgaaacacacgcgcacacacacattaatgcTCAGCGAAACATTTCCACAATCAAGTATTTTTATAGAACGCAAATCAAAATAGTACATTGGTCATACAACTCCAATAATATACAGATTGAACAGTACACAttcactgagtttacaaaacattaggaacactatgatccattattgatgtcacttgttaaatccacttcaatcagtgtagatgaaggggaggaggcaggttaaagaaggatttttaagctttgagacaattgagctATGGATTGTTTATGAGTGCTTTTCAGACcgggaatgggcaagacaaaagatgtaagtgcctttgaacagggtatgagtACTAGGTGCctggcgcactggtttgagtgtgtcaagaactgcaatgctgccgGGTTTTtaaacgctcaacagtttcctgtgtgtatcaagaatagtccaccactcaaaggacatccagccaaaggACATGAGCATTGGAGTcatcatgggccagcattcctatGGGACGCTTTCGACAccctgtagagtccatgcccgacaaatggaggctgttttgagggcaaaaggtggtgcaactcaatattaggaaggtgttcttaatgttttgtacactcagtgtataacaccATCATAGCGCACATGCACACTCACCATCCTTGTCCTGTTCCATAAAGGTTGATCTGGGTATCCCTGCCATGACTAAGTGCTGCAACCAGCTGGATATGTGTTACGACACCTGCGGCTCCAACAAGTACCGCTGCGACTCCAAGTTCCGCTGGTGTCTCCACAGCATCTGCTCTGACCTCAAGAAGAGCCTGGGCTTCATGTCAAAGGTCGAAGGTCAGTCAACCTGATGCAGTGTACATGGAAAGTTCCACAGTCTAACAAGTGTAGAAGCCGTCAAGCCCTTGATTCCTCAACTCTCTCTCAAAGTCCATTGCAGGAGGCTCCAACGTCCCTCCCCTCAAACTTTCTCCAATGAACTTTGAGGGGGTGCAAGGAATTAAGGAAAAACCTAAGATCTGACAGCTTGTACACATTCATACAGAGCCACAGATTACACCTACAGCCCTATACCTGAACTTCATTGCCCTTTCATCAGGCCTATTGATATTTTGCTCAAGATGTTTAAATAGGCCAGTAATTAACTCTCATCCCCATGTCCCTCTTTACCTTCTAGCCTGTGAGACGGTAGCAGACACCCTGTTCAACACAGTCTGGACTCTGGGCTGCAGGCCCTACATGAACAGCCAGAGGGAAGCCTGCCtctgtgaaggagaggagagggatgagctTTAAATTAGggttatagacacacacacacacacacacacacacacagacagctctCCTATTCACCAAGTAACATGGGATACGTCACTCCAAATGACTGCTGGAGATGCGACTTGGCTATTTGTGTAATTTATTTGGTGTGTTTAACTTTGTTTTGTTTAACAGAACAAGTGCTGTATATTTGCAACAACTGTTgggtttattttttaaatctgcaaAAAAACATGTACTACAATCCAATCTTGTATTTGTCTTCTTGAGTTGTGGAAAATCTGAGAATGCCATGTGCTTCAGACTGCATCTCTTCCTGAAAACAGGGGAACACAGAATGCACACAAATCTGAAGTTTAAACTAtacaaatatactgtacatgaacTTACAAAGATGACTGCCACATTATCTTCTATTAAGTTCAAATGTGTTTTATGTCTCACCATAACTTAAttcatgatttaaaaaaattatttgccCCATTAGGTAGAAATTATACATTACTCCACACTTATCCCTGAGATACAAAGACATCAGTTTATTGAGTTAAATATATACAACGTGAAACAGGACAGGTTCTATAGAAATGGAATCTTGGAATAAAAAAAGTCAGTTTCCTGGCTTTTAGAACTAAAACAACCTCCTGGTACTGCCCATGCCATAATAACATAAAAGCAATCTGAACATACAGTACACTGAaaagcttcaatatgaatcctcAAAGGATATGGCCAGAAGACAAATCCTAGGGTAGtagtactatactgaacaaaaatgtaatagcatcatgcaacaatttctaagagttcatataaggaaataagtcaattgaaataaattcattaggccctaactgatggatttcacatgactgggcaggggtgattTCCTGGGCCACAGCAAGGCCCAGGAAATCAGAAAgatttttcccccacaaaagggctttattacagacaaaaatgCTCCACAGCACCCCCCAcgttgtctgcggttgtgaggccggttggacgtactgctaaattctctggcaacagctctggtggacattcctgcagtctgcatCCCAACTGCACGCttcctcaaaacttcagacatctgtggcattgtgttgtgtgacaaaactgtacattttaaagtggctttttattgtcctctgtacaaggtgcaactgtgtaacgatcatgctgtttaatcagcttctttatatgacacaactgtcaggtggatggattatcttggcaaaggagaaaagctcactaacaaggacgtaaacaaatgtgtgcacaaaactcagcactttacatgttgcgtttatatttttgttcagtgtagaaatcTAGAAATATTCTGGTGGTAGAATGCAATCTGGTGGAAAAACgaccaaattgtcatacttgagtaaagataccttaatagaaaatgactcaagtaaaagtcactcaataaatactacttgagtaaaaagtCTTAAAAGTATTTGGGTTTtaaatatacataagtatcaaaagtaaatgtaattgctaaaatatacttaagtatcaaaagtaaaaattctaattccttatattaagcaaaccagacggcacaatgtgttttcttaatttacggatagccaggagcacactccaacactcaggcataaattacaaatgaagcatgtttttagtgagtccgtcagatcagaggcagtagagatgaccagggatgttctcttgaaaagtgtgtgaattagaccattttcctgtccttctACGTATTCAAAATGTAAGTGCTTTTGgaggtcagggaaaatgtattgagtaaaaagtatattctttttctttaggaatgtagtgaagtaaatgtaaaagttgtcaaaaatataaatagtaaagtacagataccccaaaaatctACTCATCGGCCAGTTTATTTGGTACACCACCCCATTTATCGATCCCATTTATGGATCGCTCTTACTGAAAGTGAGTCACGTGACTGTGACTcactatataaagcaggcagacagggatcaaggcattcagttactgttcggtTGAACATCAGAATGGGggaaaacgagtgacctaagtgactttAAGCATgttatgatcgtcggtgccagacgctcctgtatctcagaaacggccaccttcctgggcttttcacgcacaacagtgtctagggtttactgagaatggtgcgtcaaacaaaaaacatccattcTGTGGCAGTCCTGTTggcgaaaacagcttgttgatgagagagttcgaatgagaatggcaagaatcgtgcaagctaacaggcgggccacaaacagacaaataatgaTGGGGTACAGCAGTGGTGTGCCAAACAGCATCTCGGAACGTACAACTCGTcaatccttgtcacggatgggctattgcagcagacgaccacaccgggttccactcctatcagctaaaaacaagaagaagtggctccagtgggAACGTGATCACCAAGACTGGACAAtcgaggagtggaaaaacattgcctggagcATGACAGCaagttcagtttacttgagtggcctgcatagtccccagacctcaacccaatacagcatctttgggatgagatggaatggGCTATTCGCAGCATGAATGTATCACTGTCCAATCTGCAGGAACTGCGtgatgccatcgcgtcagcatgaaccaacatccctgtggaacgtttcagACAACTTGTAGAAAGCCCCCAAAAATGTAGGCTGTTCTGGAGGAAAAGGAGGGTCCGACCCGgtatgtacctaataaactggccagtgAGTGTATATTAGATAAGGAGAATGTTAGCCAAACGGATGTCCACAGGGTCTGGATGGGTCAGCAGCAGGTTCGAGGGGGATGTGAGCTCATGATGTACTGTGAAGATCAGCAGAAAAGAAGACGTGTGATGAATGATTTGACAAGCGTGTTATTGCATAAGTGTCACAAATAAAAGACTATGGGTATTATCAGTGACATGTTACTTTTTAAGGTGTGATATGAACACACATTCATTGATATGAAACATATGTTGTATTTCAAGCTGTTTTACCTACAACAGCcgccctttcaggttatgttgggGCTTCTGTTGGGGCTTCTTTTAAATGTGTTGATCTCTGCTTCATCTTCAGGTTGAACTCGGCAAGCTGGGAAAAAACTACAGAATTATTGTCTTTAAAAAGGCTTTGTCATATTGATATATTAAATCCTCACTATTTAATTTGTAGAAATCAAGAGGGACATATATCAAGGTTTTGGTGTTTCTGCCACTCTCTGTGGATGAAATGTATTAACATTTAGAATAGACGCAGACATGCATTCTTCATAGCCAATAGAAGACATCACAAGTTAGGGAAGTTCCTTCATAGCAAAGACAGTACTTTGATTCTTTAGAGCAAATGTAGTCTCAAACTCTAAATGTCACAAAACGTTTCCTTTAATTTCGCCTTCATCTCTTCGTCTGTCCTTTTCTGCTCGGTCTCCCAGTCAGGCTTTTTCTCAGCCTCTGGTTCGGAGGGCAAATAGGTCCGTTGCAGCCACATTCGCCACAGCGTCTGCAAACAGTCTCTGCCATTCTGTCAATGATTTGTCCTCTGCTTCTGGCTCTGTCTTGGGCTCTGGTTCAGAGGGGACCTCAAGGCCTTTTGCAAGCGCTTCCGCCAAACGCAATTTCCACCTTGTCATATAGGTTCTGTTTACCCTCATGGATAAACCTTGGTTGTATATACCTCCTTTTTCTTCCAGTGTTTTCTCTTTTCTCCATTTTCTATTTTGGGATCCT from Salvelinus alpinus chromosome 2, SLU_Salpinus.1, whole genome shotgun sequence carries:
- the LOC139567591 gene encoding group XIIB secretory phospholipase A2-like protein; the protein is MTHWASLALLLVLGLSIQGTLSQDAEELAPVDPSQAPVDPSQAEDEDEWGLNSVRGGFEAVNGYFDSMLELMGGRDGVCQYRCRYGKAALPRPDYQMQEPNGCSAYFLGLPVPNSVDLGIPAMTKCCNQLDMCYDTCGSNKYRCDSKFRWCLHSICSDLKKSLGFMSKVEACETVADTLFNTVWTLGCRPYMNSQREACLCEGEERDEL